The DNA window GATGGAGCGGATGCGCGACCATATGGAGCGGCGAGGCTTCGGCTTCCGAGGGTTTGGCCCGCCCTCGAGCGGCAACCGCGCCTTCGACGAATACCGCATGGAAACCCTGCGGCGTCTCGAGGAGGAGCAGACCGAATTCAAGGATTTCCTGGATCGCCTGCGTCACGCCAAGGACAAGGAAGAGTTCGACCAGTTCATGGCGCAGCACCGCCCGCGCCCGACCCCGCCGAACGATCA is part of the Bradyrhizobium canariense genome and encodes:
- a CDS encoding DUF2852 domain-containing protein — its product is MAYTADVHRWRGPAEEPYRPPHMHVHPGLVIATILGFLFWWPVGLAFLFFTLRSTKMGCWSHQDRWQNKMERMQYKMERMRDHMERRGFGFRGFGPPSSGNRAFDEYRMETLRRLEEEQTEFKDFLDRLRHAKDKEEFDQFMAQHRPRPTPPNDQPQN